GAGGAGCACCCCGACCGCAGCAATGTGCAGGTGGTACGGGCGGCCATCGCGGGGCTGTTTCCGGCGATGGTGGCCTCGTCGCTAAGCACCATCGTCATCCACTTTCCCTTCCGGCTGATGAGCGGGCTAGCGGGTAGTTTTTTCAAGGAATTATCTGACACGATGCAGATTACGATGGTCTGCTCGTTTCTAGTGACGTGGCTGCTGCTGCCGGTGCTGCACCTGTTTATCGGCTACCGGGCGGGCAAAAACGCCCACGCCCACAATGCCGCCCAAGAGCAGGCTGACAAGCTGGGCTGGCTCACGGGGCTGTTTGCTAGGCCGCTACTGGCGGCGGCGCTGGTGCTGGGCCTGGGGGTAGGCGCCTGGCTGGCCGCCGGCCGGCTCGAAACGGGCTTTTTGCCCGACCTCGACGAAGGCACCATCGTGCTCGATTACCACGCGCCGCCCGGCACCGCCCAGGCCGAAGTAGACCGGATGCTGCGCCAGATTGAGCGCAACATCATCACCAAAAACCCGGAGGTGCAGAGCTACTCGCGGCGCACCGGCATCGGGCTAGCCTTCGACACGCGCCCGCCCGAGTACGGCGACTACCTCATCCAGCTCAAGCGCGACCACAAGCTGAGTACACCCGAAGTTATCAACCAATTGCGCCAGCAAATCGAGGCCACCCAGCCGGCACTCACCGTGGACTTTGGCCAGCGCATCGCCGACCTGCTGGGCGACCTCATGAGCAGCGCCAAGCCCATCGAAATCAAGATTTTTGGCGACGACCAGGCCACCCTCGAAAAGCTCTCGGAGCAGACCGGCAAGGTGCTGGCGAAGGTGCCCGGCGTGGCCGACATCAACGACGGGCTGGTGCCCTCCGGCCCGAGCATCGTGTTCCGGCCCGACGTGGCCAAGCTGGCCCGCTACGGCCTCACGCCGCTCGATTTTCAGGCCCAGCTCAGCAACCTGGTGGGCGGGCAGGTGCTGGCAGCCAGCGGCACGGCGCAGGCCAGTATTTCGCCGGCGCAGGCGGGCTCGCTAGGGGGTATTCAGGTGGGGCAGGTGCAGGATGGCGAGCAGTTGCGCCAGGTGCTGCTGCGCAACGTGGACTTCAGCCGCAACTCGCTGGCGCAGTTGCAGAAACAGGTTATTTTCCTGCCCAATGGCAGCCCTAGGCCGCTCCCGTTCTTCGCCGCTATCGATGTGGAGCCCGGCAATGTGGAGCTGCGCCGCGAGGACCTGAAATCGGTGGCCGTGCTCACGGCCCGCCTCGACGGGCGTGACCTGGGCTCGGCCGTGCAGGCCATTCGCCAGCAAGTAAGCCGACAGGTAACCTTACCCCCCGGCTACACCATCGTGTACGGGGGAGCCTACGCCGAGCAGCAGGCCTCGTTCCGCGAGCTGGAGTTGATATTGCTCACGGCCAGCCTGTTGGTGTTCGCGGTGCTGCTGTTTTTGTTCCGCGAGTGGCTGATTTCGCTGCTCGTGCTTTTTATCTCCGTGATGGGCATCACGGGCTGCGTGCTCGGGCTGTTTCTGGCCGGTATCCCGCTGAACGTGAGCTCCTACACGGGCATTATCATGATAGTGGGCATCATTGCCGAGAATGCCATTTTCACGGTGCACCAGTTCTACGAGTCCTTGCGCGAGACGGGCGACGTGGACACGGCTATTCGCTACGCCATTGCCCTGCGCATCCGGCCCAAGCTGATGACGGCCATCGGGGCCATTCTGGCGCTTTCGCCGCTCGCCCTCGGCATCGGCCTGGGCGCGCAGATGCAGCAGCCGCTGGCCGTGGCCGTCATTGGCGGCTTCGTGGTGGCGCTGCCCATGCTGCTGTTCGTGCTGCCCACCGGCATGCGGCTGATTTA
The genomic region above belongs to Hymenobacter sp. BRD128 and contains:
- a CDS encoding efflux RND transporter permease subunit; this encodes MSAPTTIERPGTPAPPSPPQPASPPTPAEPAESSYFHTLRKPIVLIGLLLLAAGLFAYSRMQTALFPEVTFPKITLIADAGQQPIDRMMITVTKPLEAAVKRVKGVTIVKSSTSRGSCVIQVFLTWNVDVYSTKAQLESRVNEIKGLLPAGTTIATEAMNQSLFPVLGYSLESNSRSPIALRDAANLLARPLFSQVSGASNVVVRGGKSKEFVVIPDPAKLAGQRLTTSQLQAAFANTNFVQSAGNLASFRRLYLTLTDTRLGSLNDLKQVVVRADSGRVVRVQDVATVDIQEQQEFVLINANGHDAVLIDLVKQQGVDLATFSRDAHAKAAELRRLLPPGMTLKPYYDQSVFVTDSIDSVLHSIVEGLALAILVMIVFLRSWRASLAVLLTIPVTVCFTLLVLYLFGITLDIMSLGAIAASVGLIIDDAIVIIEQIYRTHEEHPDRSNVQVVRAAIAGLFPAMVASSLSTIVIHFPFRLMSGLAGSFFKELSDTMQITMVCSFLVTWLLLPVLHLFIGYRAGKNAHAHNAAQEQADKLGWLTGLFARPLLAAALVLGLGVGAWLAAGRLETGFLPDLDEGTIVLDYHAPPGTAQAEVDRMLRQIERNIITKNPEVQSYSRRTGIGLAFDTRPPEYGDYLIQLKRDHKLSTPEVINQLRQQIEATQPALTVDFGQRIADLLGDLMSSAKPIEIKIFGDDQATLEKLSEQTGKVLAKVPGVADINDGLVPSGPSIVFRPDVAKLARYGLTPLDFQAQLSNLVGGQVLAASGTAQASISPAQAGSLGGIQVGQVQDGEQLRQVLLRNVDFSRNSLAQLQKQVIFLPNGSPRPLPFFAAIDVEPGNVELRREDLKSVAVLTARLDGRDLGSAVQAIRQQVSRQVTLPPGYTIVYGGAYAEQQASFRELELILLTASLLVFAVLLFLFREWLISLLVLFISVMGITGCVLGLFLAGIPLNVSSYTGIIMIVGIIAENAIFTVHQFYESLRETGDVDTAIRYAIALRIRPKLMTAIGAILALSPLALGIGLGAQMQQPLAVAVIGGFVVALPMLLFVLPTGMRLIYHHIRPPEAVTEHAPVA